Proteins found in one Xyrauchen texanus isolate HMW12.3.18 chromosome 30, RBS_HiC_50CHRs, whole genome shotgun sequence genomic segment:
- the apobb.1 gene encoding apolipoprotein Bb, tandem duplicate 1, with protein MGDNKLYLLMLLCTIVLTDAQEQGAPCLLAKRYKSFHRYEYTYETESLNALNGAMNGPKASCKVEIDVPGTCSYIVRTTECTLNEVVDVDAEGKPVFEPSAGADDFKAAMEKNPLKFTVEEDNEIKLFPEDDEPVNILNIKRGLISALAVPVLEEDRNNKMPTIYGLCKTGYSVNTREDIATDVTLNRDLSKCDHFRPLRDHTSPLALMTGMHYPIAQLIRSSQTCNYKFDNEQKHMTSGACTENHILVPFSYKGEYGVTNVGKQALTLVGVTEYNDRIFDHNVANMKTLYLDGNVNLVHPIQNKDGMLTILRELAGLSETNNGHNRAHLAHKLVAIIRKMNAETLATGLPEALEISRSLTYQVLFQCGTPECSSAILQVLRTFDSSSIEIDAAVYAMGMFPNPSRVLVKEMLEMAKFKASKPIYYALSNAVRRLYEAEGHVTPEIQAVADYALEQIGDCTGDQEHIYLSLRVIGNMAVSVGTASPALKSAIIQCVNQPAASPEVQQAAIQVFKQTHVPEEGREVLVKVLLDEAAPIQKRVAAYLIVMKDPQPSELANLVAALSNNNKDQAMSFVNSHLNNFLSSTAPGTKDLRDQILNALQGNKIQTVMDPTKYSRNYKIGSLEGNVIFESADLLPNEVMLEMTLNAFGNNLDMIEVGMNGKGLEPTIDALIGIDGFFRDTMQKTINYAADKMPRGNEVLENMFPHLWNNIKMKQVPQNIFKEITNNVNKLIQKLKAQDNPEAMIYLRLLGTELGYLKTKDMEDMANSAALLTNSLLKMFPTDLIRNLFSSTNNDLFLHYIFMDNEFYLPTGTGVPLRVALSGTFAPGVKGGLRISRDMSEIAFMPSAGIEFVTELGAVLPDYVQSGLEMHTNIYHESGLRAKVAVTNKQIKLTIPAPQTPAKLISVTNSLVSVTGAETKTIPPMRESINMEECSPLLPGLKYCSTLQYSYDFSSDASPYFPLTGDSKFVIELHPTGEVSEYTATVDYAYEEEVDKVTFAVKAEGTSFEGTAKVMFNREKYTIYADLQIPDYNLQTGLRIGAVDPNTKGKATHSIQIDFINKNITQAYFVALAKVETMEDAMLQVQLLVPHLQVNAEVTANLKCAEGHTLELESDLKLPQTSSVQKVILKFDAEKIEAEVKSDVSSEIQNIIPIDAINAMVNNLLDQQIGQSEMKIKDVLMKPLEASNAYLEQYAAEFPYVQELSIPALLEITLPERLFLNVEAAAKYKFGQDYYTISIPVPHGDFNFPSVLTTPHLAVPQLGLEVASINIPIPEVSVPDTLSVSMPVLGMAEVSSKLSSNFYNMEATASAGKEPDEHPKYSAKIKVIGTSPVDLLSIKFEGSALLTDTPGESLKAEVKTAVIHKLIDVRVSVLEEVTNAEKIQVKSTSNIKATSPLGVKISLEHSCVAEGNEKEISGYGNLFGSIKAGPLNGYATHEQTLLLFPYRTEARIDSTLKVDFNLFQAQNIIEAAFTNGELAVVSKTKAFEDILTNNAELTYKGSLLALKSDTKTMALGLKIQNIAEASAGPGVVNMRIETAVDRFGDRISSQIAVGLDVNGLAVNSNASANLADYTASHKYRISLTMDGLAMSGTTSLKSPLILDNNFNGALDASKLSFSVETKGAFAEMTVENTNSLSASLSSVVFKSKADAIVADGTSYMHDISLQVEPYSTLVRINNHLTVLHVNLVNEAQLKAEPYKADLTGSLKLAAGEEELKHTYEIRYADLVATAKCSTAGNLMGSHMSHNSEVEIAGLAVTSSNVANFNSRLLRFDGNIHVSAVPFSLVVDALANADGDLHFYGKQSAQVFTKFLLKAEPLAFAHSHECRVSTTHNMDNGVSIETNLDNKVDTVMTPSEQKAIVRMKSKINNHILSQDMITYNTPERLGIEMSGSMITNLFNTVDSEKQDHFFSTFLKYDKNTNSRVISLPLIENIPAVLEHIRITFVRIAEALQDYINREDVVAKIQNLPQHISDFVNELKLEESLVQIRKDLIAFTQKYAITVGDQENSLVNLRTVGEKIVTYLATRVDEIAEMVKEIIASGTLSDTLVQRLTEELNTFNEKYDIRAMVIAVIETVEDVIKQIDMIQFKDIALLNDLDEQYAIKTKLEETVSELKQMVANFDQVKFTEDLKNFVTSVNFRDYAQHIVAQISNIIETAKQLLTELDIIGRLNSIYSNVREILVQYELEQRIGDILNSVVEVIDGFKIEQTVQVLANILKSIQIRFKQLLDEANTYLKTTEVKQVIEHLNICLENFTKSVKSFDYNAFVEEANKKIKEYTNRLNSLIVSYEIPEKIEATRQFVNYYLTYANDFLEKMRSVKVADVVTETIKDIERYLKDCVVFSNIKAFAERLRQSLNEMEFTGKIDIPKFPTLYSIYMPPITIHYNDIKKMIIEIIDIITNFDIQLLFVDDFFGELRINYLPDFSAIMLPEINLPEMSLPAIPKFIAKRPLADIKIPEFKLPSVPSELMMPCFGKLYGEVKVTIPIFNMKTTAEFYNSTESAETPQFSAYITSHGTSSEFEILKYSLDSTARVAVPKMSRVIVAETLKITHSALGVEHQASVTLYGFSAQATAKSTVKVITAPYSADVLNTVFFALEDGMSANVKTTYNDKVNIPFLSLTSEHFYTHQLVASQDGLKMALTFTEGGKGIINVHDISDEINYKSALDFTISPMTARLTYTSDAESGNTKIKDIINIDAVALSYIDFNARIERNSSSGDTFLLDAFGKAHLREMKVEMKATHDTKIVGKLSGTFSNVFTIMLHPTEVVFDFLNKGNAKVSLPDPLSAKIDFQNDYTIILNNDKQQMSIVAFARFNQYKYNHNFTVANSEYETSIYAAVNGEANLEFLTIPFSIPSIPIYTPLLDFTTSEISDINLYEHTGLKHLLTTLDQTIDVDAKIVYQKSKSAPIFEYGLINVPSLGNLISEVSFKSSIFNLNANAGMYREDNLVIRFGAISASVFEGLKAKFEGTSSLSTKSGLKLSNAVLLENTHIDGKHESTVTFNTNNFEGVLSGATTANINLPIFTAKANHQLTADNKALPNVASNLKIEYTFDFPIINLAGNGDAENKLKFEGALNFISVETATKGTIDGTFLGNGIVKGVLNNEESIYLNGNSLQSTLKTVGNGNLNYGDLKVGFDVDENLAFEATVQRVYAVLKFSSKNEVNIGDLKTNGEHSAQATIDLELLKSLTADVKIYLSQPSTLGDLSISEILVAELSVPKQKVDYSSKIVSPVYTTNVHAKLEGNAPFYKAVLKAAATSPVVFLVYDFDSSMDTIMENDALMFKAKAVLTHADFTIDISNAISMSEPSHTLNVDITSPTFTDINYRFAAQKDGTSASVSTPSIGYLSFQLQGRIPSQMNARIYSSYASAPENDVDILIIKAAEKGEEKIILVTYNLDAPHDMLVGLKDRLPAIFSSIELFAEKHGILGTVEGLKKNVVYAFDQAYTAASSNTPELSKLSILLKNIAVQYQKNTQTLLDAFINFLRETHWQLPGMDNETTLPEICKKISSNIAAVLEQLIENLEVYLSSITEAISTAEVRDNVRSILKSLQTQIVDAVKHWESFDVILEKLGHTHLEAVEKLQEFVDSIKFYTLEDDAVYLNTYYTHVVSVVKMLVHKIEAMLTFEQLNVVFEQYVEPFCKTISKMLREVISSLPNEPDTVVKFSDGRLEIELPLPFFQ; from the exons ATGGGGGACAATAAGCTCTACCTTCTGATGCTTCTATGCACCATAGTCTTGACAG ATGCACAAGAACAGGGGGCACCATGTCTTT TGGCCAAAAGGTATAAGAGTTTTCACAGGTATGAATACACCTATGAAACAGAGTCCCTAAATGCCCTGAATGGAGCAATGAATGGCCCAAAGGCCAGCTGCAAG GTTGAAATTGACGTCCCAGGCACATGCAGCTACATCGTGCGCACAACTGAGTGCACTTTGAACGAGGTGGTCGATGTTGATGCAGAAGGAAAGCCTGTCTTTGAGCCATCTGCTGGTGCCGATGACTTCAAGGCTGCCATGGAGAA GAACCCACTTAAGTTCACCGTTGAGGAAGACAATGAGATCAAGTTGTTTCCAGAGGATGATGAGCCAGTGAACATTCTGAACATCAAGAGAGGACTGATCTCTGCCCTAGCAGTGCCTGTGCTTGAAGAGGACAGGAACAACAAAATG CCCACCATTTACGGTTTGTGCAAGACTGGCTACTCTGTGAACACCAGAGAGGACATTGCCACTGATGTCACCCTCAACAGAGACCTGTCCAAATGTGACCATTTCAGGCCACTCAGGGACCACACCAGCCCACTAGCCCTCATGACAGGCATG CACTACCCAATTGCTCAGCTGATCAGGAGTAGCCAAACCTGCAACTACAAGTTTGATAATGAACAGAAGCATATGACCTCTGGTGCTTGCACTGAAAACCACATTCTTGTACCTTTTTCATATAA AGGAGAGTATGGAGTTACTAATGTTGGAAAGCAAGCTTTGACTCTGGTGGGAGTGACTGAGTACAATGACAGAATCTTTGACCACA ATGTAGCCAACATGAAGACCCTGTACCTCGATGGCAATGTTAACTTAGTTCACCCAATTCAGAATAAAGATGGCATGTTGACTATTCTAAGGGAACTGGCTGGCCTTTCCGAGACAAACAATGGACACAATAGAGCCCATCTGGCTCACAAACTTGTGGCAATAATCCGCAAAATGAATGCTGAGACCCTGGCAACTGGTCTACCAGAGGCCCTTGAGATTTCTCGCTCCCTGACGTACCAGGTGTTGTTCCAGTGTGGCACACCTGAATGCAGCAGTGCCATCCTGCAGGTTCTCAGGACCTTTGACAGTTCCTCAATAGAGATTGATGCTGCTGTGTATGCCATGGGAATGTTCCCCAACCCTTCCAGAGTCCTTGTCAAGGAAATGCTGGAGATGGCCAAGTTCAAGGCTAGCAAACCCATCTACTATGCTCTCAGTAATGCTGTCAGGAG GCTCTATGAAGCTGAAGGACACGTCACACCTGAGATCCAGGCAGTGGCTGATTATGCCCTTGAACAAATTGGAGATTGCACAGGGGACCAGGAACACATTTATTTGTCACTGAGG GTCATTGGAAATATGGCTGTTTCTGTTGGAACCGCAAGCCCTGCTCTGAAATCAGCTATTATCCAATGTGTAAACCAACCTGCTGCATCTCCTGAAGTCCAGCAAGCCGCTATTCAAGTTTTTAAACAGACTCATGTCCCTGAAGAG GGCAGAGAGGTGCTTGTGAAGGTACTTCTGGACGAAGCTGCTCCAATACAGAAGCGTGTTGCTGCCTATCTCATTGTGATGAAGGACCCCCAGCCCTCTGAGCTGGCAAATCTGGTTGCTGCTCTTTCTAACAACAATAAGGATCAGGCCATGAGCTTTGTTAACTCACATCTCAATAACTTCCTGAGCTCTACAGCACCAGGAACCAAGGA TCTCAGGGACCAGATTCTCAATGCCCTCCAAGGAAATAAAATCCAAACTGTCATGGATCCAACAAAGTACTCTCGCAATTACAAGATTGGCTCTCTAGAGGGAAACGTGATCTTTGAGTCTGCAGACCTTCTGCCAAATGAAGTCATGCTGGAGATGACCCTGAATGCTTTTGGAAACAACTTGGACATGATTGAG GTTGGGATGAATGGTAAGGGACTCGAACCCACTATTGATGCCCTGATTGGTATTGATGGATTCTTCCGAGACACTATGCAGAAGACCATCAATTATGCAGCTGACAAAATGCCCAGAGGCAATGAAGTTCTTGAGAACATGTTCCCAcatctatggaataacataaaaatgAAACAG GTCCCTCAGAACATCTTTAAAGAAATAACCAATAATGTTAACAAGCTCATCCAGAAACTGAAGGCTCAGGACAACCCAGAAGCTATGATCTACCTGAGGCTTTTGGGAACTGAACTTGGCTACCTCAAAACCAAGGATATGGAAGACATGGCCAACTCTGCTGCTTTGCTGACTAATAGCCTCCTAAAGATGTTCCCCACTGAT CTCATCAGGAACCTGTTCTCAAGCACCAACAATGACCTTTTCCTTCACTACATCTTCATGGACAATGAGTTCTATCTACCCACTGGTACTGGAGTTCCACTGAGAGTTGCTTTGTCCGGAACTTTTGCTCCAGGAGTGAAGGGAGGACTGAGAATTTCCCGTGACATG AGCGAAATCGCATTCATGCCATCTGCTGGAATTGAGTTTGTGACTGAGCTTGGAGCTGTCTTACCTGACTATGTTCAGTCTGGCCTGGAGATGCACACTAACATCTACCATGAGAGTGGTCTTAGAGCAAAGGTTGCTGTAACCAACAAGCAGATCAAGCTGACAATTCCTGCACCCCAAACTCCAGCTAAGCTCATCAGTGTGAC CAACTCTTTGGTGTCAGTGACTGGTGCTGAAACTAAGACCATTCCCCCCATGAGGGAAAGCATCAATATGGAAGAATGCTCACCTCTCTTGCCTGGTTTGAAGTACTGCAGTACCCTGCAATATTCGTATGACTTTTCCAGTGATGCCTCTCCCTACTTCCCATTAACTGGCGATAGCAA ATTTGTCATTGAGCTCCACCCCACTGGTGAGGTTTCTGAGTACACAGCTACTGTTGATTATGCATATGAGGAGGAGGTTGACAAAGTGACATTTGCTGTGAAGGCAGAAG GAACATCCTTTGAAGGCACAGCCAAAGTGATGTTCAACAGAGAGAAATACACCATCTATGCTGATCTCCAAATTCCTGACTACAATCTACAAACTGGATTAAGGATTGGTGCTGTTGACCCCAACACTAAGGGCAAGGCAACACATTCCATCCAGATTGACTTCATCAACAAGAACATTACCCAGGCATATTTTGTTGCCCTTGCCAA GGTAGAGACAATGGAGGATGCCATGCTGCAGGTTCAGCTGCTTGTCCCTCATCTCCAGGTTAATGCTGAAGTAACTGCAAACTTGAAATGTGCTGAGGGCCATACATTAGAGCTTGAGAGTGATCTTAAGCTCCCTCAGACTTCGTCTGTGCAGAAAGTCATTCTGAAATTTG ATGCTGAGAAGATTGAGGCTGAGGTTAAATCAGATGTCAGCTCTGAGATTCAGAACATTATTCCCATTGATGCAATCAATGCCATGGTCAATAACCTTCTTGACCAGCAGATTGGCCAGTCTGAGATGAAGATCAAGGATGTCTTAATGAAGCCATTAGAG GCCTCTAATGCCTACCTGGAACAGTATGCTGCTGAATTCCCATATGTGCAAGAACTCAGTATTCCTGCCCTCCTTGAAATCACTCTTCCAGAGAGACTGTTCCTGAATGT TGAGGCTGCAGCTAAGTACAAGTTTGGCCAGGATTATTACACCATCTCTATTCCAGTTCCTCATGGAGATTTCAATTTCCCCTCTGTCCTAACCACACCACATCTTGCAGTACCTCAACTTGGCCTGGAAGTTGCTTCCATTAACATTCCTATTCCAGAAGTCTCTGTTCCTGATACCCTGTCTGTGTCAATGCCTGTTCTTGGAATGGCAGAGGTATCTAGCAAGTTGAGCAGCAATTTCTACAACATGGAGGCAACTGCTTCTGCAGGCAAGGAACCTGATGAGCATCCAAAATATTCTGCCAAGATTAAAGTCATTGGAACAAGCCCAGTGGATCTCCTTTCAATCAAATTTGAAG GATCTGCTTTATTGACTGACACACCTGGTGAATCTTTGAAGGCTGAGGTAAAAACTGCTGTCATTCACAAGCTCATTGATGTCAGAGTTAGTGTTCTTGAGGAAGTGACAAATGCTGAAAAAATCCAAGTGAAATCAACCAGCAACATTAAGGCAACCAGCCCATTGGGTGTAAAGATTTCTCTGGAGCACTCATGCGTGGCTGAAGGCAATGAAAAGGAGATTTCTGGATACGGAAACCTGTTCGGCTCTATCAAGGCTGGTCCTCTGAATGGTTATGCCACTCACGAGCAGACACTTTTACTATTCCCGTACAGGACAGAAGCTAGAATTGATTCTACTCTGAAAGTAGATTTTAATCTTTTCCAAGCACAAAACATAATTGAAGCAGCCTTTACCAATGGAGAGCTAGCTGTAGTATCAAAAACAAAAGCATTTGAGGACATTCTGACAAACAATGCTGAACTCACCTATAAAGGGTCCCTGCTTGCTCTGAAGTCAGACACCAAGACAATGGCTCTTGGCCTGAAAATCCAAAACATTGCTGAGGCTAGTGCTGGTCCTGGTGTGGTTAACATGAGGATTGAGACTGCTGTGGACAGATTTGGAGATAGGATCAGCTCCCAGATTGCAGTAGGTCTGGATGTCAATGGGCTGGCTGTAAACAGTAATGCCTCAGCAAACCTTGCTGACTACACAGCTTCCCACAAATACAGAATTTCCCTGACCATGGATGGCTTGGCTATGAGTGGCACAACATCACTGAAAAGCCCTTTGATACTTGATAACAATTTCAATGGAGCCCTAGATGCTTCAAAGCTTTCATTTTCTGTTGAGACAAAGGGTGCATTTGCTGAGATGACAGTTGAAAATACAAACTCCCTGTCTGCGTCTCTGTCCTCTGTAGTTTTCAAATCCAAAGCAGATGCTATTGTTGCAGATGGAACATCATACATGCATGACATCTCCCTTCAAGTGGAGCCATACAGTACTTTAGTGAGGATTAATAATCATCTGACAGTTCTGCATGTCAACCTGGTTAATGAAGCCCAGCTTAAGGCAGAGCCATACAAAGCCGACTTGACTGGGAGTTTAAAGCTTGCCGCCGGAGAAGAAGAACTGAAGCACACATATGAGATCAGATACGCAGATCTGGTAGCCACAGCTAAGTGCAGTACTGCTGGAAATCTCATGGGATCTCACATGAGCCACAACTCAGAAGTTGAGATTGCTGGACTTGCAGTCACTTCCAGCAATGTTGCCAATTTCAACTCTCGGCTCCTACGCTTTGATGGTAACATTCATGTCTCTGCTGTTCCATTTAGCTTGGTTGTCGATGCCCTTGCCAATGCTGATGGTGACTTGCATTTTTATGGAAAACAGAGTGCCCAAGTTTTTACTAAGTTCCTGCTGAAGGCAGAGCCACTTGCTTTTGCACACTCTCATGAATGCAGAGTCTCAACAACTCACAATATGGACAATGGTGTGTCAATAGAAACCAACCTTGATAATAAGGTTGACACTGTTATGACACCTTCTGAGCAGAAGGCAATAGTGAGAATGAAATCTAAGATAAACAACCATATTCTCAGCCAAGATATGATCACTTACAACACCCCTGAAAGGCTTGGAATAGAAATGTCTGGATCCATGATCACTAACCTCTTCAATACCGTTGACTCTGAAAAACAAGACCACTTTTTCTCTACCTTccttaaatatgataaaaacacgAATAGCCGTGTCATCAGCTTGCCATTAATTGAGAACATTCCTGCAGTCTTGGAACACATCAGAATTACATTTGTGAGAATTGCTGAGGCTCTGCAGGATTATATCAACAGAGAAGACGTTGTTGCCAAGATTCAGAACCTGCCCCAGCATATTAGCGACTTTGTAAATGAGCTAAAACTTGAGGAAAGTCTTGTCCAAATCAGAAAGGACCTGATTGCTTTCACTCAAAAGTATGCAATCACTGTGGGGGACCAGGAGAACTCGTTGGTGAATCTAAGGACTGTTGGAGAGAAGATAGTAACATACTTGGCCACACGTGTAGATGAGATAGCAGAAATGGTGAAAGAAATTATCGCAAGTGGTACACTTTCTGACACACTAGTACAGAGACTAACAGAGGAACTGAATACATTCAATGAAAAATATGACATCAGAGCCATGGTTATTGCTGTCATCGAGACTGTTGAAGATGTAATTAAGCAGATTGACATGATTCAATTTAAGGACATTGCCCTTTTGAATGATCTTGATGAACAATATGCTATTAAAACCAAACTGGAGGAAACTGTGAGTGAACTAAAGCAGATGGTTGCAAACTTCGACCAAGTGAAGTTTACTGAGGATTTGAAGAACTTTGTTACCTCTGTCAACTTCCGAGACTATGCACAACACATTGTGGCTCAAATTAGCAATATTATTGAAACAGCAAAACAACTGCTTACTGAACTGGACATCATTGGAAGGTTAAATTCAATCTACTCCAATGTGAGAGAAATTCTGGTACAATATGAGCTTGAGCAGAGGATTGGAGATATTCTGAACAGTGTTGTTGAGGTTATCGATGGGTTTAAAATTGAGCAAACCGTTCAGGTTCTTGCCAACATTTTGAAATCCATTCAGATCCGTTTCAAGCAGCTGCTGGATGAGGCCAACACCTACCTGAAGACAACAGAGGTAAAGCAAGTCATTGAGCATTTGAACATTTGCCTGGAAAACTTCACCAAAAGTGTCAAATCATTTGACTACAATGCATTTGTGGAAGAGGCCAACAAGAAAATCAAGGAGTATACAAACAGATTAAACTCCCTGATTGTGTCATATGAGATTCCAGAGAAAATTGAGGCAACCAGACAATTTGTCAACTATTATTTGACATATGCCAATGATTTCCTGGAAAAGATGAGATCGGTCAAAGTTGCAGATGTGGTTACTGAAACAATTAAAGACATTGAAAGATATCTAAAAGACTGTGTAGTCTTCAGTAACATTAAGGCATTTGCAGAAAGACTCCGTCAGAGCCTTAATGAAATGGAGTTCACAGGGAAAATTGACATCCCAAAGTTTCCTACTCTCTATTCCATCTATATGCCCCCAATCACAATCCACTATAATGATATCAAGAAGATGATAATAGAAATTATTGACATCATCACCAACTTTGACATACAATTGCTGTTTGTTGATGATTTCTTCGGTGAACTTAGAATTAACTACCTACCAGACTTTTCTGCCATAATGCTGCCAGAGATCAACCTTCCAGAGATGTCCTTACCTGCCATCCCTAAATTCATTGCTAAGCGACCATTAGCAGATATTAAGATCCCAGAATTTAAACTCCCTTCAGTCCCTAGCGAGCTCATGATGCCATGCTTTGGAAAGCTGTATGGTGAGGTTAAAGTCACCATTCCAATTTTTAACATGAAAACTACTGCAGAATTCTATAATTCCACTGAAAGTGCAGAAACCCCTCAATTCTCAGCATACATTACATCACATGGAACATCTTCTGAATTTGAAATTCTTAAGTACAGTCTAGATTCCACAGCTCGGGTTGCTGTGCCTAAAATGAGTCGTGTGATTGTTGCCGAGACCCTGAAGATCACACACAGTGCCCTAGGTGTTGAACATCAAGCCTCAGTAACACTCTATGGCTTCTCAGCCCAGGCTACTGCGAAGAGTACTGTAAAAGTAATCACAGCACCATACAGTGCTGATGTCCTTAATACTGTATTCTTTGCTCTGGAGGATGGAATGTCTGCAAATGTTAAAACTACATATAATGACAAGGTAAACATTCCTTTTCTCTCATTGACCAGTGAGCATTTTTATACTCACCAGTTAGTTGCAAGCCAGGATGGTTTAAAGATGGCTCTAACCTTTACAGAAGGAGGCAAGGGCATAATCAATGTGCATGACATCTCTGATGAGATAAACTACAAGAGCGCACTAGATTTTACTATTAGTCCAATGACAGCCAGGTTAACCTATACTTCAGATGCTGAAAGTGGAAACACTAAGATAAAGGATATTATAAACATTGATGCTGTTGCCCTGAGCTACATTGACTTTAATGCCCGTATTGAAAGGAATTCTAGCTCTGGAGACACTTTCTTGTTAGATGCCTTTGGAAAGGCTCATCTCAGAGAAATGAAGGTAGAGATGAAGGCAACCCATGACACAAAGATTGTTGGAAAACTGAGTGGTACCTTTTCCAATGTCTTTACCATCATGCTGCATCCCACTGAGGTGGTATTTGATTTCTTGAATAAGGGTAATGCCAAGGTAAGCCTTCCAGACCCACTGTCTGCCAAGATTGATTTCCAGAATGACTATACAATTATCCTAAATAATGACAAGCAACAGATGAGCATTGTTGCATTTGCCCGCTTCAACCAGTATAAATACAATCACAACTTTACAGTTGCCAACAGCGAATATGAGACAAGCATTTATGCTGCAGTGAATGGAGAGGCCAATTTAGAATTCTTAACAATACCATTCAGCATTCCATCTATCCCAATATATACTCCATTGTTGGATTTCACAACTTCAGAAATCAGTGACATAAACCTATATGAACATACTGGTCTTAAGCACTTGTTGACCACCCTTGATCAGACCATTGATGTAGATGCAAAAATTGTCTACCAGAAGAGCAAATCTGCACCCATTTTTGAATATGGTCTCATCAATGTCCCTTCTCTGGGCAATTTGATCTCTGAGGTGTCTTTTAAGTCCTCTATATTCAACCTAAATGCTAATGCGGGCATGTACAGGGAAGACAACCTAGTAATTCGCTTTGGTGCTATATCTGCCTCTGTGTTTGAGGGACTGAAGGCCAAGTTTGAAGGAACCAGCAGCCTGAGCACCAAAAGTGGATTAAAATTGTCCAATGCTGTTCTTCTGGAAAATACCCACATTGATGGAAAACATGAAAGCACTGTAACATTTAATACAAATAACTTTGAAGGTGTACTGTCTGGGGCCACCACTGCAAATATTAACCTGCCAATTTTTACAGCAAAAGCAAACCACCAACTTACTGCTGATAACAAGGCTCTTCCAAATGTGGCTTCAAATCTAAAGATAGAGTATACTTTTGACTTTCCCATTATTAATCTTGCTGGAAATGGAGATGCTGAAAACAAACTAAAATTTGAAGGAGCTCTAAACTTCATCTCTGTCGAGACTGCCACAAAGGGTACCATTGATGGAACATTCCTTGGCAATGGCATTGTGAAGGGAGTACTAAATAATGAGGAATCTATCTACCTAAATGGCAACAGTTTGCAATCAACTTTAAAGACTGTTGGCAATGGGAACCTGAATTATGGAGATCTTAAGGTAGGATTCGATGTGGATGAAAACCTGGCCTTTGAGGCAACCGTTCAACGTGTGTATGCTGTGCTGAaattttcttccaaaaatgaAGTAAATATTGGAGATCTTAAGACAAATGGGGAGCATAGTGCCCAGGCAACAATTGATTTGGAGCTTCTGAAATCACTGACTGCTGATGTAAAAATATACTTATCTCAGCCAAGCACCCTTGGTGACCTCAGCATCTCTGAGATATTGGTTGCAGAATTATCTGTTCCTAAGCAGAAAGTTGATTACTCCTCAAAGATTGTGTCTCCAGTATATACCACAAATGTTCATGCTAAGTTAGAAGGTAATGCCCCATTCTACAAAGCTGTTCTCAAGGCTGCAGCTACTTCGCCAGTTGTGTTCCTGGTTTATGATTTTGACA GCTCTATGGATACTATAATGGAGAATGATGCCCTGATGTTTAAAGCTAAAGCTGTACTTACACATGCTGACTTCACTATAGACATCAGCAATGCTATTAGCATGAG TGAGCCTAGTCATACCCTGAATGTGGACATCACAAGCCCAACATTCACTGACATAAACTATCGCTTTGCTGCTCAAAAAGATGGGACTAGTGCCTCAGTTTCCACACCATCAATTGGTTACCTTAGTTTTCAGCTTCAGGGAAGAATTCCATCCCAGATGAATGCAAGGATCTATAGCAGTTATGCT tctgCTCCTGAAAATGATGTTGACATTCTGATCATCAAAGCTGCAGAAAAGggagaagaaaaaattattttagtcacCTACAATTTAGATGCTCCTCATGATATGCTTGTAGGTCTGAAGGATAGACTACCAGCTATTTTTTCCAGCATTGAACTATTTGCTGAAAAACATGGTATCCTTGGTACGGTTGAAGGACTGAAGAAAAATGTTGTTTATGCCTTTGACCAGGCATACACTGCTGCTTCTAGCAATACCCCAGAACTCAGCAAGCTGtccattcttttaaaaaatatagctgTGCAGTACCAAAAGAACACCCAGACCCTGCTTGATGCTTTCATCAACTTCCTGAGAGAGACCCACTGGCAACTGCCTGGAATGGACAATGAGACTACACTGCCTGAAATCTGCAAGAAAATCTCTTCTAATATCGCTGCAGTACTAGAGCAACTTATCGAAAACCTGGAGGTATACCTGTCTTCTATCACTGAAGCCATTAGCACAGCCGAGGTCCGAGATAATGTGAGAAGCATCCTAAAAAGTCTCCAAACTCAGATTGTGGATGCAGTGAAGCATTGGGAGAGCTTTGATGTGATTCTTGAGAAACTAGGACACACCCACCTTGAGGCTGTTGAAAAGCTACAAGAATTTGTCGACAGCATCAAGTTCTACACCCTTGAAGATGATGCGGTTTATCTTAACACTTACTACACTCATGTTGTCTCTGTGGTTAAAATGCTGGTGCACAAAATTGAGGCCATGTTGACCTTCGAGCAATTAAATGTAGTGTTTGAGCAATATGTTGAGCCCTTCTGTAAGACCATAAGCAAGATGCTCAGAGAGGTAATTAGCTCCCTTCCCAATGAGCCTGACACAGTGGTTAAATTTAGTGATGGAAGGCTGGAGATTGAGCTTCCTCTCCCCTTTTTCCAGTAA